A portion of the Pseudomonadota bacterium genome contains these proteins:
- a CDS encoding YqiJ family protein: MLDFLGASENLPFTVALAVFVVIAIMEGIGTLFGAGISNVLESLFPDTDIAFDIEGPDMDSPTALSRILSWLRIGQVPVLVLMVIFLVSFGLYGLVMQNFLLVSFGFMVPAVIAWIPPLALALPTMRWCGGGLAKIIPKDETSAVSHDSFIGRVATITLGKASSGSPAQGKLKDTHGKTHYVMLEPDLDGESFEQGTEVLLVKRAGGVFYAIANTNSSLAA, translated from the coding sequence CGTTGTTATCGCCATTATGGAAGGTATTGGCACTTTGTTTGGTGCTGGCATTTCTAATGTTTTGGAAAGCCTATTTCCAGATACTGATATAGCCTTTGATATCGAAGGCCCTGACATGGACTCGCCAACCGCACTTAGCCGAATTCTATCGTGGCTTAGAATAGGTCAGGTTCCGGTACTGGTATTAATGGTAATATTTCTTGTGTCATTTGGTCTTTATGGATTAGTGATGCAAAATTTCCTACTAGTATCGTTTGGGTTTATGGTGCCTGCTGTAATTGCATGGATACCTCCGTTGGCTCTGGCTCTTCCTACAATGCGCTGGTGCGGTGGTGGACTTGCCAAAATTATCCCCAAGGATGAAACATCAGCTGTATCTCATGATAGCTTCATTGGAAGAGTTGCAACTATTACGCTTGGCAAAGCAAGCAGCGGCAGCCCTGCACAAGGAAAATTAAAGGATACGCACGGCAAAACACACTATGTAATGCTTGAGCCTGATTTAGATGGCGAATCTTTTGAGCAAGGGACGGAAGTTTTGCTGGTAAAACGTGCCGGAGGGGTATTCTACGCAATTGCCAATACTAATAGCAGTTTGGCGGCTTAA